CACCAACCTTTCCGCGTCCGCTTCGTCCTTCAATATCTGCATTGCTTCATGGGGCATGAGATTGAGCATCTCCGCATATTTTTCCTTTGACACCCCTGCCTTCTTCCATGGCTTGATCGTGTCGTACTTCTTGCGAGTGATGCCGAGGATGGCCCAGAGCTTTTTACGGGATAGCTGGTCTTTGAGCGTAACCATCATGAAAGCATGGACTATAATGGTGTTGGGGAGGGCAAAGCCCGTCGCGCGTGATTCAAGAATGAATACAAACTGCAAGTCAACGGGAAAAGCTTACAGATCGAGTTCGTGCCTGCCGTAGTTTTGTTGCCAGCTATTATTTGGTTAGGTCATAATTGAGGCTACTTGTTGACTTATCGTGACTGTCCCATAAGGATTTCTATCTGTGTGTTTCTCCCAATATTGATGACGATATTGGCATATTGTATTGTGGAAAATCCTTCCAATCTAGCTACCAGAGAGTAGACCCCCGCAGGGAGATCCAAGAATCTGAAATGGCCTTGGTCATTCGTAATCTGAACCTGAGGAGCGCCTTGGCCCTGAAGTGTTATCATTACACCCGGAAGTGGCAATGGATCTTCCTCGAAAAGCACCGTGCCATAAAGATTCCCAGCTTGAAGCTGCGCAAAAGGGGTCACAGGCAGAAATGCCATGACCAATAAGACGATCGAGACGAGTGTGATGCGATAACATATCATTTTCCGGCTCCTAATATTGAAAGAAAGCCCAGTTTCGGGGGTGGGATTGAAGTTACTAAATAACTCGAAGGTCCAAATCACCGAATAAGCAAATCACCCATCACTGTCCGGCACGCACGGCACGAACGTAGTAGCTATGCGATTTAGAGCTGCCGTACACGACGCCGTTGCCGAAATCGACGAGCCACGCGACGTACATAAGGCCGGCGTTGGTAGTAGACGACCAGTAAAAAAGAGGCGACACTACTTCCATCATAGATTTACAGTGAGAATGGTAAAGATTAACTAATACATCCTTACTCGGCAGCCTCCAGCCCAGATGTCCACCCAAAGAAAGACTGTTTGCGTAACTCATGGCCGCAAACCAGTTCATTGGACCAGCCGTTGCCTTCTGCCACATCAGACCAGTACCATTGTCCGTCACGGTTCCATCCCCGTTGTCCACGCACGGCTGGGCAAGGGCCGCCCCTGACACGACCAGCCCGGTCAGGCAGAGCGTAACCGCCAGAATTGCAATCGCGAAAAGCTTCTTCATGTTCGTTTCTCCTGTAGAGGTTGAACCGTTATGGTCTTGCATCTCATACAGCACGTCCCATGCCATGAAATAAATTTAACAATTCAAGCATGTTAAAAAATGTGTTTTCCAGTAAAGCCTCTAGTGTTTGCGCCCATTCAGTTGGCACTGCCAACACTTCTGGCAAACAGGAAAGCCCTCATCTCTGTTCAGGTTTCGATGCCCAGCTGCTGGTTCCCCGTCAATGCGGCTCTACGATAGAAATCGAATCCTTGCCGTAACATCTTGTTATTCCTGATTCCAAAATAACCAGGTCAAAAACGATACCCCGGATTGTACCCCACAATGCCGAAATGTACCCGCGTTGCGAGGTAGGCCTCATGGCTTAGCGTACACAAATTTCCGTTTGGTGGGGTGACCCCAAGGAAACAACGAACGACGAACAGGCCAAAACTCTGGCCCTGAAATACCAACTTGTCAGCAGGCACACCAGCTACCTGGTCGTCTTTGCCCATGCGGATAAGAACCAGCAGCTTCCGGCCCTGCGCACGGTTCCGCAAACCCTGGCGGCGGGCTGGGGGGGGATGGGCAGCGTCAGGGATGCTGATGTGTGTTACAGTCTGCCGTCGCCCTGCTATCTTCGCAAATCGCCGCAAAGCCGCAGGGCGCTCTTCACACT
This genomic interval from Desulfonatronum thiodismutans contains the following:
- a CDS encoding carboxypeptidase-like regulatory domain-containing protein is translated as MICYRITLVSIVLLVMAFLPVTPFAQLQAGNLYGTVLFEEDPLPLPGVMITLQGQGAPQVQITNDQGHFRFLDLPAGVYSLVARLEGFSTIQYANIVINIGRNTQIEILMGQSR
- a CDS encoding Lcl C-terminal domain-containing protein is translated as MKKLFAIAILAVTLCLTGLVVSGAALAQPCVDNGDGTVTDNGTGLMWQKATAGPMNWFAAMSYANSLSLGGHLGWRLPSKDVLVNLYHSHCKSMMEVVSPLFYWSSTTNAGLMYVAWLVDFGNGVVYGSSKSHSYYVRAVRAGQ